The following are encoded in a window of Oncorhynchus mykiss isolate Arlee chromosome 11, USDA_OmykA_1.1, whole genome shotgun sequence genomic DNA:
- the LOC110535665 gene encoding C-C chemokine receptor type 9 has protein sequence MELPLFTALPTDETLSGDYTDDYGTFTETPGGLCDKSWVREFRGLYEPPLFWLIFILGAVGNLMVVFIFTTVRHRLKTMTDVYLLNLAVADLLFLGTLPFWAADATKGWMFGLSLCKLLSAIYKINFFSSMLLLTCISMDRHVAIVQVTKAHNQKNKRLSVSKLTCLAVWIISGLLALPELIFAQVKPDRRGNSFCVLVYPNNLFNRTKILVLVLQICVGFCLPLLVMVLCYSVIIRTLLQAKSFEKHKALRVIFAVVAVFVLSQLPYNGLLVVDATQAADTTITDCAVLELFDVAGQISKSLAYTHACINPFLYVFIGVRFQKDLLRLLKLCTCGLSQGGVSKLQAVPNRASVMSDTETTCALAL, from the exons ATGGAGTTGCCGTTGTTCACTGCACTCCCAACTGATGAAACT CTTTCTGGAGATTACACAGACGACTATGGGACCTTCACTGAGACCCCAGGGGGGCTATGTGACAAGAGCTGGGTGAGGGAGTTTCGGGGTCTCTACGAACCCCCGCTGTTCTGGCTCATCTTCATCTTGGGCGCTGTGGGCAACCTGATGGTGGTCTTCATCTTTACCACGGTGCGCCACCGCCTCAAGACCATGACGGACGTCTACCTACTCAACCTGGCCGTGGCCGACCTTCTCTTCCTGGGCACGCTGCCTTTCTGGGCCGCCGACGCCACCAAGGGCTGGATGTTCGGCCTGAGCCTCTGTAAGCTCCTCTCGGCCATCTACAAGATCAACTTCTTCAGCAGCATGCTGCTGCTCACATGTATCAGCATGGACCGCCATGTGGCTATCGTCCAGGTTACCAAGGCCCACAACCAGAAGAACAAGAGGCTGTCTGTCAGCAAGCTGACCTGCCTAGCTGTCTGGATCATCTCAGGCCTCCTGGCCCTGCCTGAGTTAATCTTCGCCCAAGTCAAGCCTGACCGTAGGGGCAATTCCTTCTGTGTCTTGGTCTACCCAAACAACCTCTTCAATCGCACCAAGATCCTGGTGCTCGTTCTGCAGATCTGTGTGGGGTTTTGCCTGCCGCTGCTGGTCATGGTGCTGTGCTACTCTGTCATCATCCGCACCCTGCTGCAGGCCAAGAGTTTCGAGAAGCACAAGGCACTCAGGGTCATCTTCGCTGTGGTGGCTGTGTTTGTCCTCTCCCAGCTGCCGTACAATGGGCTACTGGTGGTCGACGCCACGCAGGCCGCCGACACCACCATTACGGACTGTGCTGTATTGGAACTTTTCGATGTCGCTGGTCAAATTTCCAAGAGTCTGGCATACACCCACGCCTGCATTAACCCCTTCCTGTACGTGTTCATTGGCGTTCGCTTCCAGAAGGATCTGCTGAGGCTGCTGAAGCTGTGCACCTGCGGCCTGAGCCAAGGAGGTGTCAGTAAGCTGCAGGCCGTCCCCAACCGCGCTTCTGTCATGTCTGACACTGAGACTACCTGTGCCCTCGCCTTGTAA